GAAAGGGCCACCACCTAGCAAAAATTGATATGGGAGTGGATGGAAACCTTCTCTCTTTGACCCGTTATAAGAATGACGAGATCAGCTACATCGAGTACATAGATGATCGTGGCTTTATCTCTAGTCGAATCTACTACAATGAGGGAAAACCCTATTTCCAAGAGTATCTGAGTTTTGATGGACAATGGGTTTTGAGAGAGATGTTGATCGAAGAGAACCACTCCGTCATGGTTAATGAAGCTTTCTTTCATGCCTTCAAAAAAGAAAGCTATGCCAATATGGGAGACGTTGTCGCTGAAAAAATGAAGGAGCAGCTAGCAACCTTGGTTCCAGGACGAGATCAGTTGGTTTTGGCAGCTCATCCAGCAAATTTGGCTTTTTTACAAGATACAGCAAGTAGTGTCAAGAAAGTCTTGTCTTTCTACGGGGATCGCCAGCCCTTGTCTGCCGAAAACTTTGCCCTCTATTTTGATATGATTGATGCCCAGCTCTTGATTACAGATAGTGAAAAAACCAAAGAAGCGATTGGGGGCTTTTCTCCTAGCTTGGCTCAGAAGACACACCGGATTACCTCTTTTGACTCCCGCCTTCGTTTGGGCTCTAGTCAGGAGCGCAAGGAATCGAAGATTTACTTTTATGTCAATGAAGCTGAGCTTCCAAGTAAGAGCCAGCTCAAGAAGGTTCTGGAGGTCTTGGCGCAACATCCTTTATTTGAAGTTGTTTTTGCATTTTACAATGGATCACCGGAGCATGTTAAGGAATTAGAAGGGCAACTCGAGGAATTGATCGCTAGCGAGCAGGACTTTCATCTGGTTCAATCACCAGCCCAAATGGAAGGACTTGGGGAAAACCAGATCATCGATGAAGAGTCCGTACAAGACGCACCGGACTACCGTTTTGTAGTTAAGAATTTTTCAAATGAAAATGACATTATTCAAGAATTGGAAAAAACACGCTTGATCGTAGATTTAAGCGAGGAACCCAACCTCTATACGCAGATTGCAGGGATCTCTGCTGGAATTCCACAGGTCAACCGCGTCCAGACAGAATATGTCGATCATTTGAAAAATGGCTATGTCTTATCAAAGGGAGACAAGGAATTAGAGAAGGCAATCACGCACTTCTTATTGGAATTGAAGCCTTGGAACGAAGCCTTGGTCTACTCGATCGAAAAAATTCAAGAATACACCGGTCAACGCTTGATCGAGAAATGGGAAGGATGGATGAAAGAACGTCATGGATAAAAAACTACAAATACCCCATATTCTCCAAATCGGCTCAAGTAGTTGGCAGGATCAGGTGGAGCTTCCTGCTGGACTAGGCTGGCACTTTTTTCAAGCTACCGCTCTTCCATCGCTCAAAGAATATATGGAAGAAGAGGAAATCTCCAAATTCAAAGCCTTGATTCTAGAAAAGCCAGAAGATTTATTAGCTTTAGGAGAAGACCTGGCTTATTTTCAGCCTTATACTGTTTTTTATGATCAAAGCCATGAACTAGAGGCGCCTTCTGACGAATTGGCCCACCTTTTAAGACTCAAGCAAGCAAGACCCTGGGATTTCTCAAATAAGCATCAATTTCTCTATGTCTTAGAGCGCTTTTTATACGACAATCAATATGGAGATGCCTTTACGGCTCGTGACCTGCGAGTGAGACCGGATTTTGCTGGCCAGCAAACGGTGCTGGGGCAACATTTTCTGAAGCTAGATGGATCATACGGTGAAGAGTTTACACCGATTGCTCAGTGGGTTTACAATTATGTATATGATGCTAGCCGCCCCATCAATTTTTGGTTGGAATACGAAAAAGATCCTAGCTGTCAGCTGCAATTGCGGATTCAATTTTACCGCTTTGGTGCTCTGGGAGAGTGGGTCAAAGATGCAGTCTTTTCAGAAGAAGAGATGCAAGCGCCCTTAGAATTGGATGGCGCAGAACCTTATTATCTAGCTTTTTCGCTGGAGGCAAAAGGAGAGGGGACGCTTACGATCGGAGCCTTACATAAGCGCTTGTCACATGGTCCTTTAGGAGAGATGACCGTAGGAGCTCAGACGCTACGGGACCACAAACGCCAAGAAATTTTTGCTTATTTCCATCCTGGCGATCTGAAGCCCCCTTTAAACATTTACTTTTCTGGGTATCGTCCGGCTGAAGGATTTGAAGGGTTTGGGATGATGCGTGCGATGGGGAGTCCCTTTATTCTCTTTTCTGACCCAAGACTGGAAGGTGGATCCTTCTATATGGGCTCAGAAGAATTGGAAAGTCAAATCACTGCTTTTATTGATCAGCACTTGGACTTGCTCGGCTTTGAGCCAAAAGATATGAATTTCTCTGGCTTGTCCATGGGGACCTTTGGTGCCCTTTACTATGGGGCTCTTTATTCTCCTCATGCGATCTTGGTCGGAAAACCCATTGTCAACCTGGGAGATGTCGCTGCCAACCTGAAATTTAAACGCCCAGATGAGTTTGGAACATCCCTAGACATGATGCAGTTGATCATTGGTCAAGTGTCGCAAGAAGGGATCGGTCAGCTCAATCAACGCTTCTGGGACCGGTTTAACCAGGCAGATTTCAAGGATACGATTTTAGCCCTTGCCTATATGAGGGATGATGACTACGACCAGCAAGCTTATCCAGATATTTTAGAGGCCTTGTATGAATTACCGGTTCGTATTATCAGTACCAGCCGCGCTGGTCGACACAATGATGCGAGTGGTCCGATCATTGAGTGGTTTGTGACCCAGTACAAAGAAATCATGGAAAGAGACTTTGGAAGAAACCAATGATAAAAATAAAAGAAAATGAAAGCAGACGAATCTACTGGGGCGATACCGTTCTTGCAGATTATCTTTGGGGGTCAACGATTCAAGCAACTGCCCAAGGAAGCGTTCAATTTCAGAACCCCCTCATGCCATCTGGTCAAGTACTGAAAACCTGGCATTCACAGACAAATTTTGGCGCAACGCGTCAAATTCCTAGTCTGCCCCTGCTCAAAAGAGAGCAAGATTATGAATTGGTTATCACGATGGAAGCGACTCCCCCTCATACCGTTATGGTAGAAATTATCTTTAGAGATCGCTTTGGAGACCTTGTTGGCCGTCGAGTAACCGCAGAAGGTCGCTTGCAGTTCACCTATCCAGATCAAGCTTACGCCTACGAAGTACGCTTGCTCAGTGCAGGTTTGCAAGAGTTTACCTTCCACTATTTCACTATTCAACCAATATCGTCTGAGGGAGCAGAAGTTCTCGAATAGACGAACATCACTGCAAAAAAAGAGGATCACATTGGATTACGTTAAATTAAGAAACATCAAAAAAATCTTAAAAGAAGTCAATAGCTGGAAGGATGATATGGCCCGCTTGACGGATCGTCAGCTGCAGGAGAAAACTGCAGAATTTCGGGAACGTCTAGCAGAGGGCGATACCTTGGATGATCTCTTGCCAGAAGCATTTGCGGTTGCGCGGGAGGCCGATAAACGGGTCTTGGGCATGTTTCCTTATGACGTGCAAGTCATGGGAGGGATTGTCCTCCACCAAGGCAATGTCGCTGAAATGAATACCGGTGAAGGAAAAACCTTGACGGCAACTATGCCGGTTTATCTCAATGCCTTAGAGGGCAAAGGGGTCATGGTTATTACGACTAATACCTATCTGGCAACTCGGGATGCAGAAGAGATGGGACAGGTCTATCGCTTTTTAGGTTTGACCGTCGGCGTTCCTTTGAAACAGTCAGAGGACGAAGAATTAGATCCAGAAGTCAAACGCGAGATTTACCAATCAGACGTCATCTATACGACCAATACCAGTCTGGGCTTTGACTATCTAACAGAGAACTTGACGGCTTCAGCAGATGGCCAATTTTTGGCAGACTTCAATTACGCTATTGTCGATGAGATTGATTCGGTGCTTCTAGATAGTGCTCAGACCCCCTTGATTATTTCTGGTTCTCCTCGGGTCCAGTCCAACCTTTATGGGATTATTGACACCTTGATCCAAACCTTCAAAGAGGGGGAAGACTTCAAGTTTGACGAAGAAAAGAAACGGGTTTGGTTAACTCGAAAGGGAGCTCATGCAGCAGAAGCTTTTCTTGCCATTCCCAATCTCTATGATCCCCAATACCGTGATTTAGTCCGCCATATCAGCTTAGCTCTACAAGCCAATAAAAACTTTATTAAGGACAAGGACTATGTCATCCATCCCAATGTCGAAGGGCAAGATGAGATTGTCTTGCTAGACCAGGCAACAGGACGTTTGATGGAAATGACCCGCTTGCAAGGAGGACTCCACCAGGCGATTGAAGCCAAAGAAGGCCTCAAGCTAACTCAAGAAACACGGGCCATGGCTTCGATTACCTACCAAAATCTCTTTAAGATGTTTCGAAAGTTAGGAGGCATGACGGGGACTGGGAAGGTCGCTGAGGCAGAGTTCCTCGATACCTATGCCATGTCAGTGATCAAGATTCCAACCAATCGCAAGAAGATCCGTAAGGATTTGCCAGATGAAATCTATCAAACCTTACCAGAGAAAATCGTGGCGTCCTTGGATTATGTGAAGAAAATCCACGAAAAGGGCAATCCGATTCTGGTCTTTGCCGGATCGGTTGAAATGTCGATTCTTTATTCGAATCTTCTCTTGCGCGAAGGGATCCCTCACAATCTTCTCAATGCCAACAATGCTCCCCGAGAGGCCCAGATCATTAAAGAATCAGGTCAAAAAGGAGCGGTGACAGTTGCGACCTCAATGGCCGGTCGGGGAACCGATATCAAGTTGGGACCAGGAGTCGCTGAGTTAGGTGGTTTAGTAGTTGTAGGGACTGAGCGGATGATGAACCAGCGGATTGACCTTCAAATTCGTGGGCGTTCAGGTCGTCAAGGAGATCCCGGTTTGACCAAGTTCTTTGTCTCTTTAGAAGACGATTTGATGAAAAACTGGGGACCAGACTGGATCCAGGATACCTATCAAGACTATGATGTGGATGAGCGGATTGGTTCAGCCAAAGCTCTGACTAAGCGCAAGTATAGAAACTTGGTGGAACGAGCTCAAAATGCTAGTGAAAGTTCTGGTCAGGCTAGTCGTCGGATGACGCTAGAATTTGCGGAAAGCATGAACATTCAGCGTGCCATCGTCTACGAAGAGCGTGACCGCTTGATCAAACAAGAAGGACGCTTGGATGATATCGTTGAAAAAGCACTTCGTTCCGTCTTTTCAAGCGTAGCCCACAAAAAAGAATACAAGGAACCTGTAGCTTTTTATCGCTATATGTTAGACAATGTTAGCTACCAAGTGGATCCGGAAAAGGCCCACCAAACCTTCCGTAGCAAAAAAACCAAAGAGAATTTCTTATGGGAGATCGCGAAGAGCGAGTTAGAGGCCAAGTATGAGGTCTTAGGGACCGATGAGGTGATCGCACAGTTCCAACGCATGGCCATCTTAAAAGCTATCGATGAAAACTGGGTCGAGCAGGTCGACTATCTGCAACAATTGCGGATGGCTCTATCTGGTCAATACACCAGTCAGAAAAATCCTTTGGTGGAATTTTTCCAAGAAGCCTACCAATCCTTTGATCGAATGAAAGGGGCGGCCAAAGAACAAATGGTCCGCAATCTTTTACTGAGTCGAATAGAAATCAATAAAAAAGGGGAAATTGTCTTGCATTTCCCATAAAAGAGGACATTATGACAGTATACAATATCAACCTTGGAATCGGTTGGGCCAGCAGTGGTGTTGAGTACGCTCAGGCCTACCGGGCCCAGTTGTTACGCAATATCCATCAACCAGCTAAATTTGTTTTTATGGATATGATTCTAGCCGATAATATCCAGCATTTGACAGAAAATATCGGTTTTAAAAATGATGAAATTATCTGGCTCTACAGCCATTTTACAGATATTAAGATTGCACCAACGACCTATACCATTGACCAGGTCTTAGCAGGTTTTGCCGGGAAACCGACGCGCGAAGAAGTCGATGGCAAGATCAAGCGCTTCTTTTATGAAGACCAGGACAATTTTTTGACCTGCTACCTGCGCTCAGAAAACAGTCCTTATGTAGAGCGTTGCGAGTATGTGTCTAGAGGGATCTTGGTGAGAAAGGATTATTTCTCCTATGCCCGCTATTGTACGGAGTACTTCATTCCTAAGAACAACCAAGCCAACTTGATTGAGCGCCGCTTTTACAATGAAGACGGGACGGTTGCCTACAGCATGCAGATGGCGGATGGCCGCGAAATCTATCGTTTCCCAGATCGCTATCTAGTTGGTCGCCAAGAATTGATCCGCTACTTCATGCAAACCCTTCAATTGACCAAACAAGATCTGGTGATTTTGGATCGGGAAACCAATATTGGTCAGCCTATCTTTGAAGAAGCGCAAAAAGCCCGTCTGGGTGTGGTCGTCCATGCCGAGCACTTCAGTGCCAATAATGTTGATGATCAGTATATCTTGTGGAATAACTATTACGAGTACCAATTTACCAATGCAGACAAGGTGGACTTCTTTATTGTAGCGACTGACCGCCAAAAAGAAATCTTAGCCGAGCAGTTTGCCAAATACACCAACCATCAGCCGGCTATCTATACCATTCCAGTTGGGAGTCTTGCAAGCTTGCCACAAAACGAAAATCGCACCCCATTTTCTATGATTACCGCCTCTCGTTTAGCGACAGAAAAGCATATTGATTGGTTGGTGCGAGCAGTGGTTCGCGCCAAAAAAGAATTACCAGAACTGTCTTTTGACATCTATGGAAAAGGTGGAGAAGAAGGCAAGCTGCGTTCTCTAATCGATGAATTGGGGGCGGCAGACTATATCCATCTCAAAGGGCATGCCAATCTAGAGGAAATTTATAAGAACTATGAAGTTTACCTATCAGCGTCGACCAGTGAAGGTTTTGGGTTGACCTTGATGGAGGCGATTGGTTCAGGACTTCCGATTATCGGTTTTGACGTTCCTTATGGCAACCAGACCTTTGTCACAGAAGGTAAAAATGGCTATCTCATTCCCCCTTCAGCAGATCAAGTGGTCGACCAGATTGCTACTGCCTTTGCGGAAAAAATGATCCAGCTATACAAAAAAGATGATCTAGCCAGCATGCGTCAAGCATCTTATGCGCGTGCAGAAGACTTTTTGACCAGCCGAGTAGAAGAAGCTTGGGCACAATTGATAGAAGAGGTGACACATGCTGAACGTATTTGATAGTTATTCTCGTGAAAGCCAAGACTTGCTCCACTCCATGAAAGAGTCTGGCTTTGACCACCCGACCGTTGTTTTGGAGCCAAATGGTTTCTTACCAGACGGTGTCGAATCTCCCTTTATCTATTTCTTAGGACAAGCAAAAGGGGAGAAGCGGGGACGCTACTTTAATGAAGTTCCAGTGCCTGATTTCTGGGAAGTTTCTGGGGATAATAGCTCGGGAAAAGTGACCTACTATGGTCAAGAAAAGGCTCGAATTGTGTACCATGCTGCTTCCTATAAACGCATCGTCGAGCGCTTAGAGTGGTTAGATGATAAGGGACAAGTGGTCATGGTTGAGCACTATGACCAATACGGTCGTAAGATTGCTGTAACGACTTGTGGCGATCAGGGACAGTATTTGGTGACCACTTATTTTGAAGGGGATATCGAGCGCTTGACAGAGAATCACCAAACAGGGGATTTGATCTTGACCTTGGACCATCAACCGATGCGGATTTTCAAGAATCGCTTAGATTACTTTGTCTTTTATCTAGAGTATCGTGGTTTTGATCTAGATGGTTTGGTCTACAATACGCTGGCCACCTCCTTTAGCATTAGTCTCCAGCTAGGCAATAAAGGCATCAAAGGACGCGACGTCTTGGTGTGGCAAGAGCCTCTTCACGACAGCCTTCCGGGCAACATGCAGTTGATTCTAAAGAGCCCAGAAATCCGGACCAAGAAGATCTTGATTCCGCAAAACGCGACCTATCATCGCGCTTTGCAGTTGACCTCGCAAGATCAGCATAGCTATTTTGGACCCCTTGGCTACCTGTATGATTTCAAGGTGAAAGACGATATCCGTAAAGACGCCTTTGTTTTGACTAATTCGGATCAGATCGAAGCCTTGACCTACCTAGTAGAGAATTTGCCGAATGTGACCTTCCGTGTAGCAGCTTTGACGGAGATGTCTGCGAGCCTCTTGTCTATGGTCCGCTATCCAAATGTGGTCTTGTACCAAAATATCAGTCAAGAGCGGATCAAAGAGTTGCTTAAGGTCTCTAGTATTTATCTGGATATCAACCACTATGCAGAGGTGCAAGGTATTGTTCGCAAGGCCTTCGAACACCAGCAAGTCATCCTTACCTTTAGCCATACCCTGCATGACCGCCACTTCCTCGCACAAGCCAATATCTTTGATCAAGGAAAAGAAGCAGATATGGTGGCCCGTATCCAGGAAATCTACCAATCTGTGGATAACTACAGAGAAGCCGTCGCACAACAAATTGCCCAATCAAGTAGCGTTGAGCCAGCTGTTTTCAAAGCTCGCTTGCAAGAAGGGATAGGTGGACACAGTGAGTGATCGTAAGAAAGATTTATTTTACAAAGAAGTAGAAGGACGGATGGAGTCTCTCAAACGCCGTCCTGCCGAAAAAGAAAAGACGACACGTTCTGAAAAGATCAATGTTACTTTTAATGTGATCATTGGTTTGGTGATTCTGCTGGGAGTTATTTTTACCCTCTTCAGAGTGTTAGGAGGATCCTAAGATGGAAATGGTATTTGCAATCGGGATCTCGATCTTATCCCTCGCTCTTGTGGTTCTGATCACCCTGCAGCCTCGCCAACAACAATCGCTTTCAACAGATGCGACCAGTAACCTAGGAAAACCAAGTTACTGGCGGTCCCACCGTGGACTCAAGCTAGCAACCCTTGCCGTTAGTATCGTCTTTCTCCTATCTTTGTTTCTTTATATGATGGTCGTACAGGCCTAGTGTCTAATAGAATGGATAAAACGAAGTTGGTATTCTCCAACTTCTTTTAAATTGTAGATAGAGTCATCTTAGAAACTTTCCTTAGGTGAGTACGGACGTCAGCGAACTTCGAGGAAGTTCCATGACTAATTATTGAGCCTAAGGTCTCAATAATCCCGAGTGCCTGAAACATAATTATTTCAGGCACTTATCTCACGGCGGAAAGTTTCAGTAGATGTCTAAGTGAGCCTAATAGTTGATATCTTTTTAATTTTTTAAGTATCATTTAGGATGTATTATGTAAGAAACAGGTGGATTACATTCTAAAAGAAGTTGGTAAACCAACTTCTTTTTTTGATGATGTTCCCTTTGATTTTATGGTATACTGAAAGCGATAAAATGATTGGAGCTTCCGATGAAAAAGATTCCCTTAGTATTTTCAGGTTGTCTGTTAGGATTGGTTGGCGCTGGGAACCTTCTTGCAGACTCTCTGCCTGTTCTTGCCCATGCCTTTAGTCTGACAGGTTTGTTCTTCTGGTTTTTCTTTTTAGTCTATCATGCGATTCGCTGGCAAGAAACCAAGATAGAACTCCAACAGCCAGCCCTGTTATCTGGGATGGCGACCTTTCCCATGGCAGGGATGATTCTATCCACCTATCTTTTTCGCCTCTTTCCCGCCTTTGGAGGTCTATCTCAGTTGGTTTGGTGGTCAGCCTTTCTCTTGGATCTTTGCTTGATTCTTTATTTTACCAAGAACCATGTCATGGTGCGTCCAAGAGCCAATGCCACTCCGAGTTGGACCGTTCTCTATGTGGGCATTGCAGTAGCAGCCTTGACCTACCCTGTTGTAGGAATCAGGGAGATTGCTTATCTCGCTTTAGTGATTGGTTTTGGTTTGACCTTTCTTCTCTACCCCGTCATTTATTTTGATGGGAAAAAGCAGCCCTTACCCAATCATCTGTTAGGGCAAGAAGGCATCTATTGTGCTCCATTTTCCCTTCTTTTAGCAGCCCTGGTTCGTGTGGGTGGAGCAAGCCTTCCTACCTGGTTCTTATTGATCATGGTGGTGGCCTCGCAAGGGTTTTATTTCTTTGTTTTGACGCGCCTGCCAAGAATGATCAAAGAAGGTTTTCAACCCGCTTTTTCAGCTCTTACCTTTCCAACGGTCATCACAGCGACCTCTTTAAAAATGGCCCAAGGCTTGTTGCAATTACCTTTCTTGACAGTTCTTGTATGGATGGAAACTCTTCTTTGTCTCTTGATTTTAGTCGCTGTTTTAGGAGGTTATGTAGCTTTTCTTAAAGAGTGAGGGTAGGCATCCTTACGATTGATTCCTGGACGCGATTATGGTAAGATGCACTATACGATTTGTCATACTCTATAAGAAAGGTCTCTATGAAATTCATCAAAGGAAAGCTCTCACTGCTTTATCCCCTCTTTCTGCTCTTGTTTTATTTTTATATCCGGCCTCAGTTTCGCCCCTTGGCCCAGTATATCTCTACTAGTCTAGCAAGCGCAAATAGCTATTATTGGACCTTATTTGGCCTAGAAGGGCTCTATGCAACCTTTGCAGGATTTTTGGTCTATCGTTTTTCTAAAAAAGCGCAGTTTAAGCTGGGAAAAAACCCTCTTCAATCTCTGATGGAAGCCATTTTTGCAGCCTGTTTGGTCTACTGGTTGGACTACTTCATCAGTGGTTTTGTTCAAGGACGGGCAGCCGTTTTGAGTCTCTTTCCTAGGGAAATAAGTTCCACAGGGGTGCTCATCCTGGTGATCGCAATGGTCATTATCCGGCCGGTGACAGAAGAGCTGATCTTTCGTGGAGCCCTGGTAAATGCCTACTTCAAAGGCTGGAAACTCTATGCAGAGATTTGGCTTCCAGCCCTCATCTACAGTGGCCTGCATTTTCTCCATACTCCCTTTTCGTTAGGGGCTTGTATCATCTATCTCCTACCGAGTGTGATTTTTGGGACCCTGTATTATCGGAGCAAGACGCTCCTTTCTCCGATTTTAGGCCATATCTTGCTCAATCTATACTACACCTTGCCTTTGCTTTTATCTGTATTCAAGTAGCAACCGATTTCCTGAGGGAGATTGGTTTTTTTTGAAAATATGGTATAATAGAATAAATTTAATAGAGGGAGTTGAGGTTTGAAAAAAAGCTACCGCGTCAAACGTGACAAAGATTTTAATGCTATTTTTAAAAGTGGTCAAAATGTTGCCAATCGGAAATTCGTTGTTTACCGCTTGCGCAAAGACCAACCACATTTTCGAGTCGGCCTGTCTGTTAGTAAGAAGCTGGGAAATGCTGTGACTAGAAATCGCATCAAACGTTTGATTCGCCATGTTTTGATCAAACACCAAGCCTTCCTTACGACCGATGATTTTGTTGTCATTGCTCGTAAAGGAGTGGAGGAGCTCGACTTCCATCAAGTTGAGAAAAATCTTGTACATGTCTTAAAATTAGCGCATGTCTACCAAGAAAGGGAATAATGTGAAAAAGAAACTGAAGTTAACTGGATTATTGGGAGCAGCCTTATTGGTCTTGACAGCTTGTGGGACCTCTCAAGTGACAGCTCAGTCGACAGGTGGTTGGGAACGCTTCGTCTACTTCTTTGCCGAAGCCATTCGCTTCTTGTCATTTGGCGGAAGTATCGGTGTGGGGATTATCGTCTTTACCATTGTGATCCGGACGGTCCTCTTGCCGCTTTTCCAATATCAAATGAATTCAACCCGCAAGATGCAGGAAATTCAACCCCTACTCAAGGAATTGCAAGCCAAGTATCCTGGAAAGGATCTAGATAGTCGGACCAAGCTTTCTGAAGAGATGCGGGCCCTTTACAAGGAAAAAGGCGTCAAAACATCTTCAGCCTTTCTTCCTCTCTTGATTCAGATGCCGGTTTTGATGGCCTTGTTCCAAGCGCTGAGCCGTGTCGAATTCCTTAAAGTCGGTCACTTCCTCTGGTTGGACCTTGGCGCGATCGACCCGACTTATATCTTGCCGGTTCTTGCTGCCCTCTTCACATTTTTCAGCAGTTGGTTGACCAATAAAGCCCTGCCAGAGCGTAACGGGAGTGCGACAACCATGATGTATGTGATGCCTGTGATGATCTTCTTCTTTGCCTTGTTCTCAGCCAGCGGGGTCGCACTATACTGGGTGACTTCCAATGCTTA
The Streptococcus parasanguinis genome window above contains:
- a CDS encoding YidC/Oxa1 family membrane protein insertase, which encodes MKKKLKLTGLLGAALLVLTACGTSQVTAQSTGGWERFVYFFAEAIRFLSFGGSIGVGIIVFTIVIRTVLLPLFQYQMNSTRKMQEIQPLLKELQAKYPGKDLDSRTKLSEEMRALYKEKGVKTSSAFLPLLIQMPVLMALFQALSRVEFLKVGHFLWLDLGAIDPTYILPVLAALFTFFSSWLTNKALPERNGSATTMMYVMPVMIFFFALFSASGVALYWVTSNAYQVGQTYLLNNPFKIIAEREAKEQASRDMEKQKRRALNKAQKKKK
- a CDS encoding CPBP family intramembrane glutamic endopeptidase, producing MKFIKGKLSLLYPLFLLLFYFYIRPQFRPLAQYISTSLASANSYYWTLFGLEGLYATFAGFLVYRFSKKAQFKLGKNPLQSLMEAIFAACLVYWLDYFISGFVQGRAAVLSLFPREISSTGVLILVIAMVIIRPVTEELIFRGALVNAYFKGWKLYAEIWLPALIYSGLHFLHTPFSLGACIIYLLPSVIFGTLYYRSKTLLSPILGHILLNLYYTLPLLLSVFK
- a CDS encoding TDT family transporter, producing MKKIPLVFSGCLLGLVGAGNLLADSLPVLAHAFSLTGLFFWFFFLVYHAIRWQETKIELQQPALLSGMATFPMAGMILSTYLFRLFPAFGGLSQLVWWSAFLLDLCLILYFTKNHVMVRPRANATPSWTVLYVGIAVAALTYPVVGIREIAYLALVIGFGLTFLLYPVIYFDGKKQPLPNHLLGQEGIYCAPFSLLLAALVRVGGASLPTWFLLIMVVASQGFYFFVLTRLPRMIKEGFQPAFSALTFPTVITATSLKMAQGLLQLPFLTVLVWMETLLCLLILVAVLGGYVAFLKE
- the rnpA gene encoding ribonuclease P protein component, with translation MKKSYRVKRDKDFNAIFKSGQNVANRKFVVYRLRKDQPHFRVGLSVSKKLGNAVTRNRIKRLIRHVLIKHQAFLTTDDFVVIARKGVEELDFHQVEKNLVHVLKLAHVYQERE